A stretch of Aedes aegypti strain LVP_AGWG chromosome 2, AaegL5.0 Primary Assembly, whole genome shotgun sequence DNA encodes these proteins:
- the LOC5566287 gene encoding fibrinogen-like protein A: MNRQLWIIIFAILCVAQAEEDNPTTEKMEELGIATINNFTREFYSYVEAVSQVLADLELTTTASITQIKHRIKHLLQEKCNLCSAKAEGPALDQGYVTTSNGSVIPVSYEQTRFGGGWIVLMQRYDGTVRFNRSWAEYRDGFGMVGHEFWLGLERIHQMTKDAEYELMIEMQDFEGNYKYAGYDAFAVGPEEERYPLAKVGKFNKTAYVDSFGKHRGYGFSTYDNDDNGCSNQYGRGGWWYYRKSCFGASLTGIWQNKQDWKSISWVWFSTEKKQVPLKFARMMMRLKTAE; the protein is encoded by the exons ATGAATCGTCAACTGTGGATAATCATTTTCGCCATCTTGTGCGTAGCTCAGGCCGAGGAAGACAATCCTACTACGGAGAAAATGGAAGAACTTGGAATCGC AACAATCAACAACTTCACCAGGGAGTTCTACAGTTACGTAGAAGCGGTCAGTCAGGTACTCGCGGATCTGGAACTCACCACCACGGCCAGCATTACTCAGATCAAGCATCGCATCAAACATCTGCTTCAAGAAAAATGCAATCTGTGTTCGGCCAAAGCCGAAGGCCCTGCCTTAGATCAAGGCTACGTGACCACAAGTAACGGATCGGTAATCCCAGTATCCTACGAGCAGACACGCTTCGGAGGCGGATGGATCGTTTTGATGCAACGATACGATGGAACGGTTCGGTTCAACCGGTCTTGGGCCGAGTATCGCGACGGATTCGGAATGGTCGGTCACGAGTTTTGGTTGGGACTGGAGCGAATCCACCAGATGACGAAGGACGCAGAGTACGAGCTGATGATCGAGATGCAGGATTTTGAGGGCAACTACAAATACGCGGGGTACGATGCGTTTGCTGTGGGACCGGAAGAAGAGCGGTATCCTTTGGCAAAAGTGGGTAAGTTCAATAAAACGGCATATgtggattctttcggaaaacaCCGAGGATATGGATTTTCAACGTATGACAACGATGACAATGGGTGTTCGAACCAGTATGGGCGAGGAGGATGGTGGTATTACCGGAAATCGTGCTTCGGAGC GAGCCTTACTGGTATATGGCAGAACAAGCAAGATTGGAAATCGATTAGTTGGGTGTGGTTTTCGACTGAGAAGAAGCAGGTACCGCTGAAGTTTGCGAGAATGATGATGCGCTTGAAAACGGCTGAATAG